One segment of Geomonas ferrireducens DNA contains the following:
- a CDS encoding DUF4118 domain-containing protein encodes MSSVGSSSHDTPAGRRSVIFRRPPSRGLPGYLAALVLVGVATLVCEQARPYLSPVNMVMAYLLVVVLAALFLGRRPAVVSALLGVLAFDFFFVPPRFSFQIADKEYLLTFLALFTVGVVISSLVARARESLQALQIRERQTAALYQLSRDLTIATDRGAVLEAVVKNIEQSLGGELAVLLPEEGVLAPAAASAGIELDREDLGIAEWTLHSRRTAGRGTGSHNDSAWSFIPLKTLADTLGVLAISLGAAERPESPQLRKFLNAFAAQSALALERVRLIAEAQEAQFFKARENLERALLNSISHDLRTPLAAITGALSAVLDEGEKLPAGSKEELLQTAREEAARLNRFVGNLLDMTRLEAGALQLRLELGDVEDLVGCALSALEQRLEGREIMVRLASELPLVTFDLVLMIQVLVNLLDNALKHTPAGGAVELAATVGEGELLITVSDRGPGVPPQDLERIFEKFYRTPVPEVVGGTGLGLSICKGIVEAHGGTIKAENRKGGGLRVVVALPLASEKKGVDDGS; translated from the coding sequence ATGAGCAGCGTAGGTTCCTCATCTCATGATACGCCCGCCGGCCGGCGCTCCGTCATCTTCCGGCGGCCTCCCTCCCGAGGACTCCCCGGTTATCTGGCTGCCCTGGTACTGGTGGGGGTAGCGACCCTCGTTTGCGAGCAGGCCCGCCCGTACCTTTCACCGGTCAACATGGTTATGGCCTACCTCCTCGTGGTGGTGCTGGCGGCGCTCTTTCTGGGGCGCCGTCCCGCTGTCGTGAGCGCTCTTCTCGGGGTACTCGCTTTCGATTTCTTTTTCGTCCCCCCTCGATTTTCCTTCCAGATCGCTGACAAGGAGTACCTCCTCACCTTTCTGGCCCTCTTCACGGTCGGAGTGGTGATCAGTTCGCTGGTGGCTCGGGCCCGCGAGAGCTTGCAGGCACTGCAGATCCGAGAGCGACAGACGGCTGCACTGTACCAGTTAAGCCGCGATCTCACCATCGCCACCGACAGAGGGGCCGTGCTGGAAGCGGTGGTGAAGAACATCGAGCAGAGCCTCGGGGGAGAGCTCGCGGTTCTCCTCCCGGAGGAGGGGGTGCTGGCGCCGGCCGCCGCGAGTGCCGGGATCGAGCTGGACCGGGAGGATTTGGGCATAGCCGAATGGACCCTGCACAGCCGGCGCACGGCTGGGCGTGGTACCGGGTCCCACAACGACAGCGCCTGGAGCTTCATTCCGCTGAAGACCCTGGCTGACACCCTGGGGGTGCTTGCCATCAGTCTCGGTGCCGCGGAGCGCCCGGAGTCACCCCAGCTGCGCAAATTCCTGAACGCGTTCGCTGCCCAAAGCGCCCTCGCGCTGGAGCGGGTGCGTCTCATCGCAGAGGCGCAGGAGGCGCAGTTTTTTAAGGCCCGGGAGAACCTGGAGCGGGCATTGTTGAACTCCATATCGCATGACCTGCGCACCCCCCTTGCCGCCATTACCGGCGCCCTGAGCGCGGTGCTCGATGAGGGGGAGAAGCTTCCGGCCGGCTCGAAGGAAGAGCTCCTCCAGACCGCCAGGGAAGAGGCGGCTCGCCTGAACCGTTTCGTCGGCAACCTGCTCGACATGACCCGTCTGGAGGCGGGAGCGCTTCAGTTGAGGCTGGAACTGGGGGACGTCGAAGACCTGGTCGGCTGCGCCCTCTCCGCCTTGGAGCAGCGCCTGGAGGGGCGGGAGATTATGGTGCGCCTGGCTTCGGAGCTGCCGCTGGTGACGTTCGACCTGGTGCTGATGATCCAGGTCCTGGTGAATCTTCTCGATAATGCCCTGAAGCACACCCCAGCCGGCGGAGCAGTGGAATTGGCCGCCACTGTCGGGGAGGGGGAACTCCTCATCACGGTGAGTGACCGCGGGCCGGGGGTGCCACCGCAGGACCTGGAGCGCATCTTCGAGAAGTTTTACCGCACGCCGGTGCCGGAGGTGGTGGGGGGGACCGGGCTGGGGCTGTCGATCTGCAAGGGAATCGTGGAGGCTCACGGCGGGACGATCAAGGCGGAGAATCGCAAGGGCGGCGGGCTTCGAGTGGTCGTCGCACTGCCGCTGGCATCAGAGAAAAAAGGGGTGGATGATGGTAGCTGA
- a CDS encoding response regulator produces MVAETGGGNLPRILVIDDEIAIQRFLKTALDAVEFSVHQATTGHAGLAAAIAVRPDVILLDLGLPDLDGMEMIRRIREWSQVPIIVVSVREREDDKVRALNIGADDYLTKPFGIGELLARVKVALRRTLQQASEPVFHCNGLQVDLSHRRVTLHGEEVQLTPTEYELLRLLVAYAGKVLTHSQILKQIWGMAYMEQPHVLRVNISNLRRKIETDSSRPRYILTEPGVGYRLRECD; encoded by the coding sequence ATGGTAGCTGAGACCGGCGGAGGGAACCTGCCGCGCATCCTGGTGATCGACGACGAGATCGCCATCCAACGCTTTTTGAAGACAGCGCTCGACGCGGTGGAGTTCTCGGTGCACCAGGCGACAACCGGACATGCGGGGCTTGCGGCGGCAATCGCGGTGCGCCCCGACGTCATCCTGCTCGACCTGGGGCTGCCGGACCTGGACGGGATGGAGATGATCAGGCGCATCCGGGAGTGGTCCCAGGTGCCGATCATCGTGGTTTCGGTCCGGGAGCGGGAAGACGACAAGGTACGGGCGCTGAACATCGGTGCCGACGACTATCTCACCAAGCCGTTTGGAATAGGGGAGCTTTTGGCGCGTGTCAAGGTGGCACTCAGGCGCACCCTTCAACAGGCATCGGAACCTGTGTTTCACTGTAATGGACTGCAGGTCGATCTGTCGCACCGCAGGGTCACCCTGCACGGAGAGGAGGTCCAACTCACGCCGACGGAGTACGAGCTTTTGCGCCTGCTGGTGGCTTACGCCGGGAAAGTGCTGACCCACAGCCAGATCCTCAAGCAGATCTGGGGAATGGCCTACATGGAGCAGCCACATGTCTTGAGGGTGAATATCAGCAACCTGAGGAGGAAGATAGAGACAGACTCCTCGCGCCCGCGCTACATCCTCACTGAGCCAGGGGTGGGGTACCGCCTGCGAGAGTGTGACTGA
- a CDS encoding flavodoxin family protein: protein MKVIAINGSPRKNFNTAQVLQKALDGAAAKGAETELIHLYDLDFKGCTSCFACKLKDGKSYGKCAMRDGLTPVLERIAQADALVLGSPIYFGRVTGEMSSFMERLLFQYFVYSQPPASLFGRKIRTGFIYTMNVSEELMQQWNYQVHMSGNENYLRAIFGECESLYCNETLQLEDYSKYVFSYYDPEQRRERHSVLFPENCRKAFEMGERLATKA from the coding sequence GTGAAAGTTATCGCAATCAACGGCAGCCCGAGGAAGAACTTCAATACCGCACAGGTGCTACAAAAGGCGCTGGACGGGGCGGCTGCAAAAGGGGCGGAGACGGAACTGATTCATCTGTACGACCTCGATTTCAAGGGGTGCACGAGCTGCTTTGCCTGCAAGCTGAAGGACGGGAAGAGCTACGGGAAGTGCGCCATGAGGGACGGGCTTACGCCGGTTTTGGAGAGGATCGCACAGGCGGATGCCTTGGTGCTCGGTTCGCCCATCTACTTCGGAAGGGTTACCGGTGAGATGAGCTCTTTTATGGAAAGGCTCCTCTTCCAGTACTTCGTCTACTCGCAGCCGCCGGCGTCCCTATTCGGCAGGAAGATCCGCACCGGGTTCATCTACACGATGAACGTATCGGAGGAACTCATGCAGCAGTGGAACTACCAGGTCCATATGTCGGGAAATGAGAACTACCTGCGGGCCATCTTCGGCGAGTGCGAGTCGCTTTACTGTAACGAGACGCTTCAGTTGGAGGACTACAGCAAATACGTCTTCAGCTACTACGACCCCGAGCAGCGGCGGGAAAGGCACAGCGTGCTCTTCCCGGAGAACTGCCGCAAGGCGTTCGAGATGGGAGAGCGGCTGGCAACAAAAGCATAG
- a CDS encoding bacteriohemerythrin has translation MPIVTWDGSLAVGHEMIDEHHEHLVELLNKAYDEFCEKKADQQIAAVLDELADYATYHFAQEELLMEETDYPRKEEHLLDHAYFVKRIGEIQRDFATGGVPISLEIISFLRGWLVRHISHSDTDLGAHAAALNKKPVIITLD, from the coding sequence ATGCCGATTGTAACTTGGGACGGAAGCTTGGCGGTCGGGCACGAAATGATAGATGAACACCACGAACACCTCGTTGAACTGCTCAATAAGGCGTATGACGAGTTCTGTGAAAAGAAAGCCGATCAACAGATCGCAGCCGTACTCGACGAACTGGCGGACTACGCGACGTACCACTTCGCCCAGGAGGAGCTCCTCATGGAGGAGACGGATTACCCCCGCAAGGAAGAACACCTGCTGGATCACGCCTATTTCGTGAAAAGGATCGGTGAAATTCAGAGGGATTTTGCCACCGGCGGGGTTCCTATCTCTCTCGAGATCATCTCATTCCTCAGGGGATGGCTCGTAAGGCATATATCGCACAGCGATACAGATCTCGGGGCTCACGCCGCTGCACTCAACAAGAAGCCGGTAATCATCACCCTCGACTGA
- the tpx gene encoding thiol peroxidase: MPKVTFKGNPVTLVGPELKVGDAAPNFAVVDNALSQTTLASYEGKVKIISAVPSLDTPVCDTETRRFNQEAASLPGDVVVLTISADLPFAQKRWCGAAGIDKVVTLSDYRDRSFGLAYGVLIEELKLLSRSIFVIDKKNVIRYIQHVPEVTQEPDYAAVIAAARELA; encoded by the coding sequence ATGCCTAAGGTTACATTCAAGGGAAACCCGGTGACATTGGTCGGGCCGGAACTTAAGGTGGGAGACGCTGCTCCCAATTTCGCTGTGGTAGACAACGCTCTCAGCCAGACTACGCTTGCGAGCTATGAGGGAAAGGTGAAGATCATCAGCGCGGTGCCGTCGCTGGATACGCCGGTCTGTGACACAGAGACGAGGCGCTTCAACCAGGAAGCCGCATCGCTTCCAGGCGACGTGGTGGTTCTCACCATCAGCGCCGATCTCCCGTTCGCGCAGAAGAGGTGGTGCGGTGCCGCGGGTATCGACAAGGTAGTCACGCTCTCCGACTACCGTGACCGCTCCTTCGGCCTGGCCTACGGTGTACTTATCGAGGAGCTTAAGCTTCTCTCCCGCTCCATCTTCGTCATCGATAAAAAGAACGTCATCCGCTACATCCAGCACGTCCCCGAGGTGACCCAGGAGCCGGACTACGCGGCGGTGATCGCCGCGGCACGCGAGCTCGCCTGA
- a CDS encoding AI-2E family transporter, with translation MLSKTQMASYVLAALAVVTVLHFHLLPAVFAGLAVYALTAKLALRLPASWGGLTQKVALAGIILFVIALVSGICLGLWSFLRGHHGMSNLLDMTAETLDNLKRNLPEELTAALPDTVDELREQIVTMLREHGKNISSVGMSGVKTFAHLILGMVVGSLAVLHRFNLEDGFPLLAYHLHARLLNLADAFDKVVFAQVKISALNTVLTALYLAVVLPLLGIHLPMVTLLILLTFVAGLLPVVGNLISNFTIVLISLGVSPMVGMASLAFLVLIHKLEYFTNARIVGGEVKANVWELLTAMLVMEAIFGIAGLVAAPVVYAWLKSELRAYRLV, from the coding sequence ATGTTGTCCAAAACACAGATGGCAAGCTACGTGCTCGCGGCACTCGCCGTGGTGACCGTGCTCCATTTCCACCTGCTCCCCGCGGTCTTCGCCGGTCTCGCCGTCTACGCACTCACGGCAAAACTCGCGCTACGCCTCCCGGCGAGCTGGGGCGGCCTGACCCAGAAGGTAGCCCTCGCCGGGATCATCCTCTTCGTCATCGCGCTCGTGTCGGGTATCTGCCTCGGGCTCTGGTCGTTTCTGCGCGGGCATCACGGCATGTCGAACCTTTTGGATATGACGGCGGAGACGCTCGACAACCTGAAGCGGAACCTGCCGGAAGAGTTGACCGCGGCGCTCCCGGACACGGTGGATGAGCTGCGTGAACAGATCGTCACCATGCTGCGCGAGCACGGCAAGAACATCTCCTCGGTGGGGATGTCGGGAGTGAAGACCTTCGCGCACCTGATCCTCGGCATGGTGGTGGGAAGCCTCGCCGTGCTTCACCGTTTCAACCTCGAGGATGGCTTCCCCCTGCTCGCCTACCACCTGCACGCCCGGCTTTTGAACCTGGCCGACGCCTTCGACAAGGTGGTCTTCGCCCAGGTGAAGATCTCGGCGCTGAACACCGTCCTCACCGCGCTCTACCTTGCGGTGGTCCTTCCGCTTCTGGGGATCCACCTCCCCATGGTTACCCTGCTGATCCTGCTCACCTTCGTGGCCGGGCTTTTGCCCGTGGTCGGGAACCTCATCTCCAACTTCACCATCGTGCTGATAAGCCTCGGCGTGTCACCTATGGTGGGCATGGCCTCCCTCGCCTTCCTGGTACTGATCCACAAGCTCGAGTACTTCACCAACGCCCGTATCGTCGGAGGCGAGGTGAAGGCGAACGTCTGGGAACTTTTAACCGCCATGCTCGTCATGGAGGCCATCTTTGGCATTGCCGGCCTGGTCGCCGCCCCGGTTGTCTACGCGTGGCTCAAATCCGAGCTTCGCGCCTACCGGCTTGTCTGA
- a CDS encoding glutaredoxin family protein gives MVSPSCRFAWAAPEATLYYFWGVGCPHCAQAKPFLEELKRKYPDLKVEATEVLQHRENIPRLMLMAKERGREATGVPVFIIGPHYLSGFSEQTRAQLENAVREALVPAGGASSKAPRAALPQAPVAVPGLGELDPQRYSLPVFTLVIAALDSFNPCAFFVLFFLLSLLIHARSRRRMLLIGGVFVVASGVLYFLFLAAWLNLFLIVGSLPAITAAAGLLALFIALVNIKDFFLFHKGISLSIPEDKKPKLFARMRRLLKAESLPSLLAGSTVLAVAANSYELLCTAGFPMVFTRALTLHKMGKIAYYGYLALYCAVYIVPLAVIVVIFTVTLGGRKLSEWQGRVLKLVSGVMMLGLGGVLLTQPALLNDPGTSLLLLLATLALAGVVAWLFREAGGEDREERD, from the coding sequence ATGGTTTCCCCTTCCTGCCGGTTCGCCTGGGCCGCTCCCGAAGCCACGCTGTACTACTTCTGGGGTGTCGGCTGCCCGCACTGCGCGCAGGCGAAGCCTTTTCTCGAGGAGCTGAAGCGCAAGTACCCCGACCTCAAGGTCGAGGCGACCGAGGTGCTGCAGCATAGGGAGAACATCCCGCGCCTCATGCTCATGGCGAAGGAAAGGGGCCGGGAAGCAACCGGGGTGCCGGTCTTCATCATCGGACCGCACTACCTGAGCGGCTTTTCGGAACAGACCCGCGCGCAGCTTGAAAATGCGGTCCGCGAGGCCCTCGTCCCCGCTGGGGGGGCATCGTCCAAAGCACCCCGGGCCGCCTTGCCGCAGGCGCCGGTCGCCGTCCCGGGACTTGGCGAGCTCGACCCGCAGCGCTACTCGCTTCCCGTCTTCACCCTGGTGATCGCGGCGCTCGACAGCTTCAACCCCTGCGCCTTCTTCGTCCTTTTCTTCCTTTTGAGTCTACTGATCCACGCCCGGTCGCGGCGTCGTATGCTCCTCATCGGCGGGGTCTTCGTAGTCGCCTCCGGAGTCCTCTACTTCCTTTTCCTCGCGGCCTGGCTGAACCTCTTCCTGATCGTCGGCTCGCTTCCGGCCATCACCGCTGCCGCCGGCCTCCTCGCGCTCTTCATCGCCCTCGTCAACATCAAGGACTTCTTCCTTTTCCACAAGGGGATCTCCCTCTCCATCCCCGAAGACAAGAAGCCCAAGCTCTTTGCCCGCATGAGGCGGCTTTTGAAGGCGGAATCGCTCCCCTCACTACTTGCAGGAAGCACCGTGCTCGCCGTGGCGGCGAACAGCTACGAGCTTCTGTGCACGGCGGGATTCCCCATGGTCTTCACCAGAGCGCTCACGCTGCACAAGATGGGCAAGATCGCGTATTACGGCTACCTAGCCCTGTACTGCGCCGTCTATATCGTGCCTCTGGCGGTGATCGTCGTGATCTTCACGGTGACGCTCGGGGGAAGGAAGCTGAGCGAATGGCAGGGGAGGGTGCTGAAGCTGGTGTCTGGGGTTATGATGCTCGGGCTTGGGGGGGTACTCCTAACGCAGCCGGCGCTTCTGAACGACCCGGGAACATCGCTGCTCCTTCTGCTGGCGACCCTGGCGCTCGCCGGGGTGGTCGCCTGGCTGTTTCGGGAGGCGGGGGGAGAGGACCGGGAGGAGCGGGACTAG
- a CDS encoding ATP-binding protein: MEPMLVCCCETLGPEVKGAIVQGRIAGFDCRTFHGCCGRPPLNWEDVRRICDGQPAILVGGECLASLGSVPDDLPRVLVLKKTHCAAVVCGERTFERLTAAGNFVVTSGWAANWRGFLGGWGFDRTTAVDFFAESCAGITLLDTGSNPEGEEAVREFGTFVQRPVEVLPVPPELLALQLEKARGELQRLEAEGGGTAPASDYALLLDMLSRVAKSDGEERVVDDMLAFFSLLFGAEELAYIPAARGKALRRYGARATGEETLRGLAQRMDACFHIEEAARCFMVRLSHDDVVGWIWFGGFATPEHTRSYLNLAVTAADVCAMAISSARSVHRDLKEREEKYRLLFENMGNGFALLQMLLGPEGKAADFRFVEVNPAFETFTAKKAQDLVGRTLLDVLPGFDTAQLESLGRLVQEGKPIALERYSINARCCQVWLFRAKPGYCGLIINDITKQKLLEDKLRESVKMESVGRLAGGVAHDYNNMLSVIIGYAELLLMEFHGNRRITECLREICKAAEHSRDVTAQLLSFSRQQLISPKTLDINDAVAAQAARWSTMWGAGIRVSLSLDESLWKVKIDPAQMEQVVSNIVRNAVAAMPDGGDLTIITRNVTLSEDDCSAYLDALPGDYAELAIVDTGHGMDTETCRHIFEPFFTTREVGSGSGLGLATVYGMVTQNGGFVTVSSAPEAGTTFRIYLPSFVDRAAEHRALPAVHGSGTVLVIEDDEIVGRMTEKMLEHMGYCVLMAENAAQAIEVCRNRETSIDLVLSDVMLPGANGREAVERILALRPGLKIIYMSGYAAETLLEKGVDRARVNFLQKPFDMASLNATIKSVLSESFATG; the protein is encoded by the coding sequence ATGGAGCCGATGTTGGTCTGCTGCTGCGAAACCCTCGGACCCGAGGTGAAAGGCGCCATCGTGCAGGGGCGTATCGCCGGGTTCGACTGCCGGACCTTCCACGGCTGCTGCGGCCGTCCCCCCCTCAACTGGGAAGACGTCCGGCGCATCTGCGACGGCCAACCCGCGATCCTCGTCGGCGGCGAGTGCCTTGCCTCCCTTGGCTCCGTTCCGGACGACCTTCCCCGGGTCCTTGTCCTGAAGAAGACGCACTGCGCCGCAGTTGTCTGCGGCGAGCGCACCTTCGAGCGCCTCACCGCTGCCGGGAATTTCGTGGTTACCTCCGGGTGGGCCGCGAACTGGCGCGGCTTCCTCGGCGGGTGGGGCTTCGACCGCACCACGGCCGTCGATTTCTTCGCCGAAAGCTGCGCCGGAATAACCCTCCTCGATACCGGAAGCAACCCGGAGGGGGAGGAGGCGGTCCGGGAGTTCGGTACCTTCGTGCAGCGCCCGGTTGAGGTACTGCCGGTGCCCCCGGAGCTTCTCGCCCTGCAACTGGAGAAGGCGCGGGGGGAACTTCAGCGGTTGGAGGCTGAGGGTGGGGGGACCGCCCCCGCCTCGGACTACGCGCTCCTTCTCGACATGCTGTCCCGGGTCGCCAAGTCGGACGGCGAGGAGCGGGTCGTCGACGACATGCTGGCCTTCTTCTCGCTTCTTTTCGGGGCCGAGGAGCTCGCCTACATACCCGCGGCCAGAGGGAAAGCGCTCAGGCGGTACGGGGCGCGCGCGACCGGCGAGGAGACCCTGCGCGGACTGGCGCAGCGGATGGACGCCTGCTTCCACATCGAGGAGGCCGCCCGCTGCTTCATGGTGCGCCTTTCGCACGACGACGTCGTCGGCTGGATCTGGTTCGGTGGCTTCGCGACACCGGAGCACACCCGCAGCTACCTGAACCTCGCCGTCACGGCGGCCGACGTGTGCGCCATGGCCATCTCCTCGGCCCGGTCGGTACACCGGGACCTGAAGGAGCGCGAGGAGAAGTACCGTCTGCTCTTCGAGAACATGGGCAACGGTTTCGCGCTCTTGCAGATGCTCCTGGGTCCCGAAGGGAAGGCCGCGGACTTCCGCTTCGTGGAGGTGAACCCCGCCTTCGAGACCTTCACCGCAAAGAAGGCGCAGGATCTGGTGGGACGCACCCTGCTGGACGTGCTCCCCGGCTTCGATACGGCGCAGTTGGAGAGCCTCGGTCGGCTGGTGCAGGAGGGAAAACCGATCGCGCTGGAGCGCTACTCGATAAACGCGCGGTGCTGCCAGGTCTGGCTTTTCAGGGCGAAGCCGGGTTACTGCGGCCTCATCATCAACGACATCACCAAGCAGAAGCTCCTCGAGGACAAGCTCAGGGAGTCCGTCAAGATGGAGTCGGTGGGACGGCTGGCGGGCGGGGTGGCGCACGACTACAACAACATGCTCTCGGTTATCATCGGGTACGCCGAGCTGCTCCTCATGGAATTCCACGGCAACCGGCGCATCACGGAGTGCCTGCGCGAGATCTGCAAGGCCGCCGAGCACTCCCGCGACGTCACCGCGCAGCTCCTCTCCTTTTCACGGCAGCAGTTGATCTCGCCCAAGACCCTGGACATAAACGATGCGGTGGCCGCGCAGGCGGCCCGGTGGTCCACCATGTGGGGTGCAGGTATCCGGGTCTCCCTATCCCTGGACGAGAGTCTATGGAAGGTGAAGATCGACCCGGCCCAGATGGAGCAGGTGGTATCGAACATCGTGCGCAACGCCGTCGCGGCCATGCCGGACGGAGGGGATCTCACCATCATCACCCGCAACGTAACCCTCAGCGAAGATGACTGCAGCGCCTATCTCGACGCGCTCCCGGGGGACTACGCCGAGCTTGCCATCGTCGACACAGGTCACGGCATGGACACGGAAACCTGCCGGCATATCTTCGAACCATTTTTCACCACGCGCGAGGTGGGGAGCGGCAGCGGGTTGGGGCTCGCCACCGTCTACGGCATGGTCACCCAAAACGGCGGTTTCGTGACCGTATCCAGCGCGCCCGAGGCCGGCACCACCTTCAGGATCTACCTGCCGAGCTTCGTGGATCGCGCTGCGGAGCACCGCGCGCTTCCGGCGGTGCACGGCTCGGGGACCGTGCTGGTGATCGAGGACGACGAGATCGTGGGGAGGATGACGGAGAAGATGCTCGAGCACATGGGTTACTGCGTGCTGATGGCGGAGAACGCGGCTCAGGCGATCGAGGTCTGCCGCAACCGTGAGACCTCAATCGACTTGGTGCTCTCCGACGTGATGCTCCCCGGGGCGAACGGCAGGGAGGCGGTGGAAAGGATCCTCGCGCTGCGCCCGGGGCTTAAGATCATCTACATGTCCGGCTACGCGGCGGAGACCCTGCTCGAAAAAGGGGTGGACCGTGCGCGGGTCAACTTCCTGCAGAAACCTTTCGACATGGCGAGTCTCAACGCGACGATAAAATCAGTTCTCTCCGAAAGCTTCGCGACAGGCTAG
- a CDS encoding uroporphyrinogen decarboxylase family protein, whose product MERVLTALSHREPDRVPLFLLLTLHGARELGLSIEEYFSSSENVVRGQLAMLRRYGHDCIYAFFHASLEAEAWGGSTIFRDDGPPNAGAPPLKADAIASLAPPRVTDAPGLVRVLEAQRGLRQAVGDSVPIIGVVMSPFSLPVMQLGFDAYLDIMFDRPDLMQRLMEVNAAFCADWGNAQLAAGAHAICYFDPLASPKMIDPSLYRRFGWPAALRALNAIKGPTATHLASGPCLGVVEDLAGSGTAMVGVGGEEELAAVKNRCCGRLTVFGNLNGIAMRSWDEAAAIAEVKGAIDAAGQGGGFILSDQHGEIPWQVPERTLEQVAQATREYGRYPLQGGRG is encoded by the coding sequence ATGGAACGCGTCCTTACCGCCCTGTCGCACCGGGAACCGGACCGGGTCCCGCTCTTTTTGCTCCTCACCCTGCATGGCGCAAGGGAACTTGGGCTCTCCATCGAGGAGTACTTCTCCAGTTCGGAAAACGTGGTGCGCGGGCAGCTCGCCATGCTCCGGCGTTACGGACATGACTGCATCTATGCCTTTTTTCATGCCTCGCTCGAGGCGGAAGCCTGGGGGGGGAGCACCATTTTCAGGGACGACGGACCACCCAACGCGGGCGCCCCACCGTTGAAGGCGGACGCCATCGCGTCGCTCGCCCCGCCGCGGGTGACCGATGCCCCGGGTCTCGTCCGGGTCCTCGAGGCGCAGCGCGGATTGAGGCAGGCGGTGGGGGATTCCGTACCGATCATCGGGGTCGTCATGTCACCGTTCTCCCTCCCGGTGATGCAACTTGGTTTCGATGCGTACCTGGACATCATGTTCGACCGCCCCGATCTCATGCAGCGTCTCATGGAGGTGAACGCCGCCTTCTGCGCCGATTGGGGGAACGCCCAGCTCGCCGCCGGGGCCCACGCCATCTGTTATTTCGATCCCCTCGCCTCGCCGAAGATGATTGACCCCTCCCTTTATCGTCGCTTCGGCTGGCCTGCAGCGCTCAGGGCCCTCAATGCCATCAAGGGCCCCACCGCCACCCACCTCGCCTCCGGGCCATGTCTCGGCGTGGTAGAGGACCTCGCGGGTAGCGGCACCGCGATGGTAGGCGTCGGCGGGGAGGAGGAACTCGCCGCGGTCAAGAACCGCTGCTGCGGCAGGCTGACGGTTTTCGGAAATCTGAACGGCATCGCCATGCGCTCCTGGGACGAAGCGGCTGCGATAGCCGAGGTGAAGGGCGCCATCGACGCCGCGGGGCAAGGGGGGGGCTTCATCCTGTCGGACCAGCACGGAGAGATCCCCTGGCAGGTGCCGGAGCGGACCCTGGAGCAGGTAGCACAGGCGACGCGGGAGTACGGCCGCTACCCGCTCCAAGGCGGGAGGGGGTGA